A segment of the bacterium genome:
CCGACGCCGCAGCCGCCCAGGCTGAGGCAGAGGCTGCTCGGGCCGAGGCAGAGGCCGCCGCCAGCGGCGACGCGGAATCGCAGGCCGCCGCCGAGGCCGCCCGCGCCGAGGCTGAGGCCGCCCGCTCCGACGCTGACGCCGCCGCCACCGCGGCCCAGAGGGCCGAGGACGAGGCCGAGGCCGCCAGGGCAGCCGCCGCGGCAGCCGAGCGTCCCGCCTACAAGGTCGGCTACATCTCGCTCGGCGACCAGGTTCCGTTCGTGAAGCTGGTGTCCGACGGCATCAAGGAAGAGGCTGAGCGCCAGGGCGTGGAGTTGCTGTTCTGCGACTCCGAGATCGACGCCGGCAAGGCGCTGGAATGCGCCCAGACCTTCGCCGTCCAGGGCGTCGAGGGCCTGCTGAACTTCCAGGTCTTCCAGGACTCCAGCCCGGAGATCTGCGCCGCGCTGCCCGAGGGCATCCCCGTGATCGCCATCGACATCATCCAGCCCCCGTGCCAGCTCTCCTTCATGGGCGCCAACAACCGCTACGCCGGCTGGCTCGGCGGCAGCGCCATGGGTGCGTACTTCAAGGAGAACTTCGACTGCGACTACACGGCGTACGTCTCGCTGGAGTCCACCGCGGCCGGCGCCGCCAACCGCGACCGCATGGGCGGCTACCGCGAGGGCTTCCAGGAGCACTGCCCGATCATCAACGAGCGGGTCATGGACGGCGCCGACCGCACCGACCCGGCGCTCGAGCAGCTGACCGACCTGCTGCCGGCGCTTCCGGGCGACCGCATCGCGGTTGTGGCCATCAACGAGGACGGCATCATCGGTGCCATCGCCGCGGCCCGCACGCTGGGCCGTGACGGCGACCTCTACTTCTCCGGCCAGGGCACGGACCCGAGCATCTGGTGCGAAGTCCAGAACAACCCGAACTACATCGCCTCGGTGGCCTACTTCCCCGAGCGGTACGGCACGATCCTGCTCCCGGCGATCATCAACGCCATCGAGGGCAACAGCATCGCCGGCCAGTTGTTCACGCCGCACCAGCAGATCACCTCGGAGAACATCGACCAGTACTACGAAGTGACCGGCTGCTAACAGTCCCAGACCGGTAGCGCCGCAAGAGACCGGACCGGATGACGACGTCACCGGAGCCGATCCTCGCGGCGCGCGACATACGCAAGTCGTTCGGCGGCGTCGAGGTCCTCCACGGCGTGGACCTCGACGCCGCCGGCGGCTCAGTGCTGGCGCTGCTGGGTGAGAACGGCGCCGGCAAATCGACCCTCGTCAAGATCGCCTCGGGCGTCTACACGGCCGACTCCGGGACGATCCAGGTGGGCGGGGGCAGCTACGCCAGCCTGACCTCACGGGAGGCCCGCGAGCTGGGGATCGCCATCATCTCCCAGGAGTTCCAGGACGCCGCCACCCTCTCGGTGGCGGAGAACATCTCCATGGGGAGCCTTCCGGCGGTGCGGGGATTCGTCCGTTGGGGAGAGGTGCGGCGGCGGGCCGTGGAGATCCTGGAGGCGCTGGAGGTCGACATCGACCCCGACCGCATCGTCGGCGATCTGCGCCTCGGGGAGCGCCAGATCATCGAGATCGCCCGGGCTCTCAGCCGCGAGGCGAAAGTGCTGATCCTGGACGAGCCGACCGCCGCGCTCAGCTTCCACGAGGCCGAGGTGCTGTTCGACTTCGTGCGGCGCCTGCGGGCCGAGGGAGTGGCGCTCGTCTACATCACACACCGCCTCGACGAAGTGGAGCGCATCTCGGACCGTGTGCAGGTGCTGCGCGACGGTTCCACGGCGCTCGAGGCGCCGACCAGCGAGGTGGACCGCAGGGCGATGGTGGAGGCCATGATCGGTCGGCGGGCCGGCGCGCTGGGGCGCCCGGCGCCCGTGAGCAACGGCGACGATCGGCCCGTGTTGCAGTGGACCGGCGCCGGTTCCTTGGACTACTTCGACGATGTGAACCTGACGGTCGGCCCGAACGAGGTCGTGGCCCTCTACGGCAAGCTCGGATCGGGCGCCAGCGAGGTGGCAGAGACGGCGTTCGGCCTGCGGGAGATCGACCGCGGCGAACTGCAGATCGGCACGGGCGACGCCGAGGCGCCCGAGAGTCCCATCGGTGCCGTGAACACGGGGATCGGCTACCTGCCCGCGGAGCGCAAGACCGCCGGGGGCTTCATGGTCCGCCCGGTGGCCGAGAACGTGGCCGTGGCCTCCTGGCACCGACTCGCCCGCTACGGGTTCTGGATCCGCAAGGCCACCGAGGCCGCGGCCTACAACCGCTGGCACGAGAAGCTCTCGATCCGCTCCCGCAACGACCCCCAGCAGATCATGGGGACGCTCTCGGGCGGCAACCAGCAGAAGGTCCTGCTGGCTCGCTGGCTGGAGAACCGGTCGGACGTGCTGGTGCTCGTGGAGCCCACCCGCGGCGTCGACGTGGGCGCCCGGGAGGACATCTACCGCGCCCTGCGCGAGCTGCCGACCAGCGGCGTGGGTGTGCTGGTGGTGACCTCTGACTACGAGGAGGCCTTCCAGATCGCCGACCGGGTCTACGTCATGACCAAGGGCGCCATCGTGGCCGAACTGGAGGGGGACGAGATCACCACCGGTGCCCTCCTCGAGCTGGCGGGTGGCTGACGGCGGAGGCCGTAGCGTCCGGGATCGATTGACCGATATGTCTGACCGCCGGAGGAACCGTGGCTGACGACAAACCGAACACCGAGAGCCCCGGCGCTCCGGAAGGCCCCGCCGGCGGGCAGGACGAACGCACCGTGCCGACGACCGCCGACGTCTTCGGCGGCCGCAGGCAGGAGAGCTCCGAGCAGGCCGCCGGGCGCGTGGCGCGGATCATGGCGACCCGTCCCAAGCTCGGCAACATCCAGGAGTCGCTCGCCCTCATCCTGGTGCTGGCGGGCCTGGTCATCTTCTTCGCCATCAAGGCCGAGTTCTTCTGGAGCCGCGACAACATCGTCAACATCCTCCAGACGATGGCGCCGGTCGGGATCATCGCCATGCCGGCCACGCTGCTACTGGTTGCGGGCCAGGTGGATCTCTCGGTGGGGTCGGGGGCCGGCATCGTCGGGATGATGGCCGCCATCGCCCAGACGGCCACGGCCTCCACGATCACCACCTACGGGATGGGCCTCGGGCTCACTGAGGCGGTCCTCATCGCCATCGGAACCATGTTCGTGGTCGGCGGCATGAACAGCTTCTTCGTGACCGGCCTCGGACTCAACTCGATCATCACGACGCTGGGAACCCTGGCCGTCTGGCGCGGCCTCACGAAGGTTCTGGGCACGGGCCAGACGGTGCGCATGAACGAGTTCGGCGCCCTGGGCAGCTCGCGACCTGTGGCGAACATCCCCCTGGCGGTGTTCATCTTCGCCGGGGTCGTGATCCTGTTCGTGTGCCTGCTGCGCTACACCGTCTACGGCAGGGCGCTCTACGCCATCGGTGCCAGCCCCGAGGCGGCCCGACTGGCCGGCATCAGGGTGCGGCGCTACATCACCTACGGGTTCATCCTCTCGGGCCTGATGATCGGGCTGGCGGGCCTCATCCGGCTCTCGCAGGTGGGTTCGCAGTCGATCAACACCGGCCTGGGCTGGGAGCTGCAGGTGCTGACGGCCGTCATCCTGGGCGGGGCCAGCCTCTCCGGCGGCAGCGGCACGGTGCTCGGCACCGTCCTGGCCCTG
Coding sequences within it:
- a CDS encoding sugar ABC transporter ATP-binding protein; translation: MTTSPEPILAARDIRKSFGGVEVLHGVDLDAAGGSVLALLGENGAGKSTLVKIASGVYTADSGTIQVGGGSYASLTSREARELGIAIISQEFQDAATLSVAENISMGSLPAVRGFVRWGEVRRRAVEILEALEVDIDPDRIVGDLRLGERQIIEIARALSREAKVLILDEPTAALSFHEAEVLFDFVRRLRAEGVALVYITHRLDEVERISDRVQVLRDGSTALEAPTSEVDRRAMVEAMIGRRAGALGRPAPVSNGDDRPVLQWTGAGSLDYFDDVNLTVGPNEVVALYGKLGSGASEVAETAFGLREIDRGELQIGTGDAEAPESPIGAVNTGIGYLPAERKTAGGFMVRPVAENVAVASWHRLARYGFWIRKATEAAAYNRWHEKLSIRSRNDPQQIMGTLSGGNQQKVLLARWLENRSDVLVLVEPTRGVDVGAREDIYRALRELPTSGVGVLVVTSDYEEAFQIADRVYVMTKGAIVAELEGDEITTGALLELAGG
- a CDS encoding ABC transporter permease; amino-acid sequence: MADDKPNTESPGAPEGPAGGQDERTVPTTADVFGGRRQESSEQAAGRVARIMATRPKLGNIQESLALILVLAGLVIFFAIKAEFFWSRDNIVNILQTMAPVGIIAMPATLLLVAGQVDLSVGSGAGIVGMMAAIAQTATASTITTYGMGLGLTEAVLIAIGTMFVVGGMNSFFVTGLGLNSIITTLGTLAVWRGLTKVLGTGQTVRMNEFGALGSSRPVANIPLAVFIFAGVVILFVCLLRYTVYGRALYAIGASPEAARLAGIRVRRYITYGFILSGLMIGLAGLIRLSQVGSQSINTGLGWELQVLTAVILGGASLSGGSGTVLGTVLALLVIGVLRNGLIQLNVQTFWIEVAQGALLLGAVTVDRIRIRLASADT
- a CDS encoding sugar ABC transporter substrate-binding protein, whose protein sequence is MKSIRRLLALAFVLALVASACAGDDGDDGAADAAAQQAIAAAEAEAAAATAAAEAARQEAAQAAADVEAAQADAAAAQAEAEAARAEAEAAASGDAESQAAAEAARAEAEAARSDADAAATAAQRAEDEAEAARAAAAAAERPAYKVGYISLGDQVPFVKLVSDGIKEEAERQGVELLFCDSEIDAGKALECAQTFAVQGVEGLLNFQVFQDSSPEICAALPEGIPVIAIDIIQPPCQLSFMGANNRYAGWLGGSAMGAYFKENFDCDYTAYVSLESTAAGAANRDRMGGYREGFQEHCPIINERVMDGADRTDPALEQLTDLLPALPGDRIAVVAINEDGIIGAIAAARTLGRDGDLYFSGQGTDPSIWCEVQNNPNYIASVAYFPERYGTILLPAIINAIEGNSIAGQLFTPHQQITSENIDQYYEVTGC